A single region of the Halobacterium wangiae genome encodes:
- the mftF gene encoding mycofactocin biosynthesis glycosyltransferase MftF (Members of this protein family, MftF, are glycosyltransferases, members of PF00535 (glycosyl transferase family 2). The encoding gene is found as part of the mycofactocin cassette, in Mycobacterium tuberculosis, many other Actinobacteria, and occasional members of other lineages. Mycofactocin itself, a putative redox carrier, is a heavily modified derivative of the C-terminal Val-Tyr dipeptide of the mycofactocin precursor MftA (TIGR03969).), translating into MSAPAQVERRGEYRLRDSAAIVGSVLVSTQPLVATGLNDAAVDLLATLDDEAYRSPATVAAETTYGVDAVVDLFKRLHERGFLAWRPGRDPSFQPPVSVVVTVRDDREQLLACLDALAALDYPDYEVVVVDDGSTDGTREAAAGHTLAVQGRIRVVQVGSADDPLGIGASRNRGVEAATHDIVAFTDADCRPTAGWLADLVPCLAGHDLIGGRVRPAGDSTASAYEGVASSLDMGAYGSRVDPHGDTPYLPTANLVGRRAVFEAAPFPDRDVAEDVDVCWRALAAGFDAVYTPTGVVHHDYRRSHGDLAGRRSTYGASEALLASEYGRQGTRVRVPLDALLVVVLAVAGLLSPGVTGTVALGAAGLFGGAGLLARLATTLRQYRRLQSVVSVRDVVRSRGREAVSTVYALSREVTRYYSGPVLVVALLAWFVAPTVGLALGASLALAALLPLVVEYAVHRPGGSFVGYAGYYLADQAGYQYGVYRGAFGHRTLAHLDPTGRFRLSGPGAGRLTSARTGAVPSSNVGSERNRLQ; encoded by the coding sequence ATGTCGGCTCCTGCCCAGGTGGAGCGTCGCGGCGAGTACCGGTTGCGCGACTCCGCCGCTATCGTCGGCAGTGTCCTCGTCTCGACGCAGCCACTCGTCGCCACGGGCCTCAACGACGCCGCCGTCGACCTCCTTGCGACGCTGGACGACGAAGCGTACCGGTCGCCGGCGACCGTCGCCGCGGAGACGACGTACGGCGTCGACGCAGTCGTCGACCTCTTTAAGCGCCTCCACGAGCGCGGCTTCCTCGCTTGGCGCCCGGGACGCGACCCCTCGTTTCAGCCGCCGGTGTCGGTGGTCGTCACCGTCCGCGACGACCGCGAGCAACTCCTGGCGTGCCTCGACGCGCTCGCCGCACTCGACTACCCCGACTACGAGGTCGTGGTCGTAGACGACGGCTCCACCGACGGCACGCGCGAGGCCGCGGCCGGCCACACGCTCGCCGTGCAGGGACGAATCAGGGTCGTCCAGGTAGGGTCGGCCGACGACCCGCTCGGCATCGGCGCGTCGCGCAACCGCGGCGTCGAAGCGGCGACCCACGACATCGTCGCGTTCACCGACGCCGACTGCCGTCCGACGGCGGGGTGGCTCGCCGACCTCGTGCCGTGTCTGGCGGGCCACGACCTGATCGGCGGGCGCGTCCGGCCGGCGGGCGACAGCACGGCGAGCGCCTACGAGGGCGTCGCCTCCTCGCTGGACATGGGCGCCTACGGCTCCCGCGTCGACCCGCACGGCGACACGCCGTACCTCCCGACGGCGAACCTCGTGGGCCGCAGAGCCGTCTTCGAGGCCGCCCCGTTCCCCGACCGCGACGTCGCGGAGGACGTCGACGTCTGCTGGCGCGCGCTCGCCGCCGGCTTCGACGCCGTCTACACGCCCACGGGCGTCGTCCACCACGACTACCGGCGCTCGCACGGGGACCTCGCAGGGCGTCGGTCGACCTACGGCGCGTCCGAGGCGCTGCTCGCCAGCGAGTACGGCCGACAGGGAACCCGTGTTCGCGTTCCACTCGACGCGCTCCTCGTCGTGGTCCTCGCCGTCGCCGGTCTGCTCTCGCCGGGAGTCACTGGGACGGTTGCGCTCGGTGCCGCGGGCCTCTTCGGCGGCGCCGGACTGCTCGCTCGACTCGCGACGACCCTCCGGCAGTACCGGCGTCTGCAGTCGGTCGTCTCGGTCCGCGACGTCGTCCGGAGCCGGGGACGCGAAGCCGTCTCCACGGTGTATGCGCTCTCGCGGGAGGTGACGCGGTACTACAGCGGACCGGTCCTCGTCGTCGCGCTGCTCGCGTGGTTCGTGGCGCCAACCGTCGGCCTCGCGCTCGGGGCCAGCCTCGCCCTGGCTGCGCTCCTTCCGCTGGTCGTCGAGTACGCCGTCCACCGCCCCGGAGGGTCGTTCGTCGGCTACGCGGGCTACTACCTCGCCGACCAGGCTGGCTACCAGTACGGCGTCTACCGCGGCGCGTTCGGCCACCGCACGCTCGCCCACCTCGACCCGACCGGGCGGTTCCGACTCTCCGGACCCGGCGCTGGCCGACTCACGAGCGCCAGAACGGGGGCGGTTCCGTCGTCGAACGTGGGGTCGGAGCGGAACCGGCTACAGTAG
- a CDS encoding SDR family NAD(P)-dependent oxidoreductase, translating into MRLDNRTAVVTGGASGIGAETSRVLAERGADVVVADLDADGGEQTVASIESDDETAGSASFVETDVSDEDAVAAMVDHAEETFGSVDVLVNNAAVASREADGPITEFSEEGYEFLTGINLRGPMYACKHAIAAMLETSDGTGVVVNNASIAALVAEPGMDVYTATKGALVSLTRSIAVEYAPEIRANTICPGVVQTPMLEAAMDDDGDDSDVPDTLASMVEETPLGMADPVDIARTIAFLASADAAFVTGATIPVDGGYTAR; encoded by the coding sequence ATGCGACTCGACAACCGAACGGCCGTCGTGACGGGCGGGGCGAGCGGGATCGGCGCAGAGACGTCGCGGGTGCTCGCCGAGCGAGGAGCCGACGTGGTCGTCGCGGACCTCGACGCGGACGGCGGCGAACAGACGGTCGCGTCCATCGAATCGGACGACGAGACCGCGGGGAGTGCGTCGTTCGTCGAGACCGACGTGAGCGACGAGGACGCCGTGGCCGCGATGGTCGACCACGCCGAGGAGACGTTCGGGAGCGTGGACGTACTCGTCAACAACGCGGCCGTCGCGTCGCGGGAGGCCGACGGTCCCATCACGGAGTTCTCCGAGGAGGGCTACGAGTTCCTCACCGGCATCAACCTCCGGGGGCCGATGTACGCCTGCAAGCACGCCATCGCCGCCATGCTCGAGACGAGCGACGGCACGGGCGTGGTCGTCAACAACGCCTCCATCGCGGCGCTCGTCGCCGAACCCGGGATGGACGTCTACACCGCGACGAAGGGCGCTCTCGTCTCGCTCACGCGCTCCATCGCCGTCGAGTACGCGCCGGAGATACGGGCCAACACCATCTGCCCGGGCGTCGTCCAGACACCGATGCTGGAGGCGGCGATGGACGACGACGGCGACGACAGCGACGTCCCCGACACGCTCGCGTCGATGGTCGAGGAGACGCCGCTCGGGATGGCCGACCCGGTAGACATCGCCCGCACCATCGCGTTCCTCGCGTCGGCGGACGCGGCGTTCGTGACCGGGGCGACGATTCCCGTCGACGGGGGGTACACGGCACGATGA
- a CDS encoding ferredoxin family protein, producing the protein MGVQDSLETVQWDVSEAAHITVDNDYCVTCEDKPCLHLCPAECFDYQADQKGGIYFAYEPCVECGACMVFCGNDPEKGAVSWSKSEGGKGVEFDFG; encoded by the coding sequence ATGGGTGTCCAGGACAGCCTCGAGACGGTGCAGTGGGACGTCAGCGAGGCGGCCCACATCACCGTCGACAACGACTACTGCGTCACCTGCGAGGACAAACCGTGTCTCCACCTCTGTCCCGCCGAGTGCTTCGACTACCAGGCCGACCAGAAGGGCGGCATCTACTTCGCGTACGAACCGTGCGTGGAGTGTGGCGCCTGCATGGTGTTCTGCGGGAACGACCCCGAGAAGGGCGCCGTCTCCTGGTCGAAGTCGGAGGGCGGCAAGGGGGTCGAGTTCGACTTCGGGTGA
- a CDS encoding FAD-dependent oxidoreductase: MTAVDFDVVVVGAGRAGTAAAYKLAAEDFDVALVERAKQPGMKNVTGGVLYGQILADLVPEFPEEAPLERHVVEHNIKLLHGDAEVSIGYRDMDLLEEPNYTLMLGKFDRWFVDRAVDEGAVFVPETTVRDVTQARDHAVVHTDRENGDLACHAVIGADGVNTTVGRATGIQRTMRNPDMALSVKKVIDVGRDTINERFNLDSDEGAAYIYTGFPEGAPTIGYFIYTYDEYISVGAVGGLEVLRWLGDEGYAESGTPLYSLLEEFVELDTVRPYVQGESLQEYQGILLPELSYESLPDRYDRRIALVGDAAGLVLNKGYTFRGLDYGIKSGLLAAESAIACDREGNWEAFGRRYDQWLENSYVLQDMKQHRHLPEFLKNERMYGAYPGIATETLRGMYSAGSDAQGLTWKQAYRAFRNSDAGFLDLLKDGYRGLRSL, translated from the coding sequence ATGACGGCCGTGGACTTCGACGTCGTGGTCGTCGGGGCGGGTCGGGCCGGCACCGCCGCCGCGTACAAACTCGCCGCCGAGGACTTCGACGTGGCGCTCGTCGAGCGCGCGAAACAGCCCGGGATGAAGAACGTCACGGGGGGCGTCCTCTACGGACAGATCCTCGCGGACCTCGTCCCCGAGTTCCCCGAGGAGGCGCCCCTGGAGCGCCACGTCGTCGAGCACAACATCAAACTGCTCCACGGCGACGCGGAGGTCTCGATCGGCTACCGCGACATGGACCTCCTCGAGGAGCCGAACTACACGCTGATGCTCGGGAAGTTCGACCGTTGGTTCGTCGACCGCGCCGTCGACGAGGGCGCGGTGTTCGTCCCGGAGACCACGGTGCGAGACGTCACGCAGGCCCGGGACCACGCGGTCGTCCACACCGACCGCGAGAACGGCGACCTGGCCTGTCACGCCGTCATCGGTGCCGACGGTGTGAACACCACCGTGGGGCGGGCGACCGGCATCCAGCGGACGATGCGCAACCCGGACATGGCGCTGTCGGTGAAGAAGGTCATCGACGTCGGTCGTGACACCATCAACGAGCGGTTCAACCTCGACAGCGACGAGGGCGCGGCGTACATCTACACGGGCTTCCCGGAGGGCGCGCCGACCATCGGCTACTTCATCTACACGTACGACGAGTACATCTCGGTCGGCGCCGTCGGCGGCCTGGAGGTGCTCCGGTGGCTCGGCGACGAGGGGTACGCGGAGAGCGGGACGCCGCTGTACTCGCTGCTCGAGGAGTTCGTGGAACTGGACACCGTCCGGCCGTACGTCCAGGGCGAGAGCCTCCAGGAGTACCAGGGAATCCTGCTGCCCGAACTCTCCTACGAGTCGCTCCCGGACCGCTACGACCGCCGTATCGCGCTAGTGGGTGACGCCGCCGGTCTCGTGCTCAACAAGGGGTACACGTTCCGCGGACTCGACTACGGCATCAAGAGCGGTCTGCTCGCCGCGGAGTCCGCCATCGCCTGCGACCGCGAGGGCAACTGGGAGGCGTTCGGCCGGCGCTACGACCAGTGGCTGGAGAACTCCTACGTCCTCCAGGACATGAAACAGCACCGCCACCTCCCGGAGTTCCTGAAGAACGAGCGGATGTACGGCGCCTACCCCGGAATCGCGACGGAGACGTTGCGCGGGATGTACTCGGCCGGCAGCGACGCTCAGGGGTTGACGTGGAAGCAGGCCTACCGCGCGTTCCGCAACAGCGACGCCGGCTTTCTGGACCTGCTGAAAGACGGCTACCGGGGGCTGCGTTCGCTGTGA
- a CDS encoding electron transfer flavoprotein subunit alpha/FixB family protein codes for MTGELLIVPESEDVALLEEAHRLVEVLDDQVGDTPSVVAVAFDGVVQPAAVRAGSPDEVVHVVREEGTFTAGAAGVRPRSEALADLAADARAVLLPDTADGTDLAAATARRLRGGCVTDCLLRVREGELLAGRTAYGGRAYAEISFERGPPVVTLNTEALGTPSAPPTGAPAERTVEVDVETDERVRHVETFEVPESDLAKARRIVAGGFGLGTPDGFDLVTELADALGAAVGASRPPSDEGWVPYDRQIGVTGKEIDVELYVPVAISGDSYHMRSVNAEFLIPINTDPEARIFNFADVGIVGDVYEYGPALVEALREAAVGDDSGGEAAEEVAE; via the coding sequence ATGACAGGAGAGTTGCTCATCGTTCCGGAGTCCGAGGACGTAGCGCTACTCGAAGAAGCACACCGGCTGGTCGAGGTGCTCGACGACCAGGTGGGCGACACGCCCTCGGTCGTCGCCGTGGCGTTCGACGGAGTCGTCCAGCCGGCCGCGGTGCGCGCCGGCAGCCCCGACGAGGTCGTCCACGTCGTTCGCGAGGAGGGGACGTTCACCGCGGGGGCTGCCGGCGTCCGCCCCCGGAGTGAGGCGCTCGCGGACCTCGCCGCGGACGCCCGTGCAGTGCTCCTGCCGGACACCGCAGACGGCACCGACCTCGCGGCGGCAACGGCCCGGCGACTTCGGGGCGGGTGCGTCACCGACTGCCTGCTCAGGGTCCGCGAGGGCGAACTGCTCGCCGGTCGGACGGCGTACGGCGGCCGGGCGTACGCCGAGATATCCTTCGAGCGCGGGCCGCCGGTCGTGACGCTCAACACGGAGGCCCTCGGGACGCCCTCGGCGCCGCCGACCGGAGCGCCCGCCGAGCGCACCGTCGAGGTCGACGTCGAGACGGACGAACGGGTCCGCCACGTCGAGACGTTCGAGGTCCCCGAGTCGGACCTCGCGAAGGCGCGGCGTATCGTCGCCGGCGGCTTCGGTCTGGGCACGCCGGACGGCTTCGACCTCGTCACCGAACTGGCCGACGCGCTCGGCGCCGCCGTCGGCGCGTCCCGCCCGCCCTCCGACGAGGGTTGGGTGCCCTACGACCGCCAGATCGGCGTGACGGGCAAGGAGATCGACGTCGAACTGTACGTCCCCGTCGCCATCTCCGGGGACTCCTACCACATGCGCTCGGTGAACGCGGAGTTCCTGATCCCCATCAACACCGACCCCGAGGCCCGCATCTTCAACTTCGCGGACGTGGGCATCGTCGGCGACGTCTACGAGTACGGGCCGGCGCTGGTCGAGGCGCTCCGGGAGGCCGCGGTGGGCGACGACAGTGGTGGCGAGGCCGCCGAGGAGGTGGCCGAATGA
- a CDS encoding FAD-dependent oxidoreductase — protein MTEMLFTPRRIGPVSVKNRTVFLAHETGFAEDGLPTERDAAYYEARARGGVGLIVGPSSMLVHPSSSNPMYATGYDPDVVPRLRMIAEACHRHGTKVFAQLQHTGGEDTGEAAMRETWAPSAVPTEYGYEMPKRMEQEDIEEVKLGFAKTAEHCKEGDLDGVELKAGHDGILRQFVSPKYNHRTDKYGGSIDNRVRLVNEVVEAIRDRVGEEFPVGIRFSLDEMEDGGYDYDYAVEVIRRLHPSLDFIDSDIATISKLYITDAPMHAPLGYTAEYYGAARELVDIPVIAAGRINDLTKANDILEEGRADFIGMCRQLICDADTVRKVRQGEDEEVTHCIACNQNCLGGIHTNGHVGCIQTPRSGRETKIPHVEDVDETRSPREVLVVGGGPAGLSFAVTAADLGQNVTLREREDDLGGQSNIATQVDSRREFGDAVRNLRNQLDNRDVTVELGAEVTPADVSPRAWDDVVVAIGASERQPDLAGPDVHRSWDVLQGEPVGDSVVVFDNNKHAAGVSVAEFLATSGHDVTFVTTSYHPGDQMEGTNVPPFLETLYEHGVDIVTHNTIIGFEDQELQLLNVYSEELTTLPTDSLVVAERREARTGLAGALEAQGFDEGSVHRIGDCVAPRLIDKAIYDGEMLARELSA, from the coding sequence ATGACCGAGATGCTCTTCACGCCACGGCGGATCGGCCCGGTGTCGGTCAAGAACCGGACGGTGTTCCTCGCCCACGAGACGGGCTTCGCCGAGGACGGCCTGCCGACCGAGCGCGACGCCGCCTACTACGAGGCGCGGGCCCGCGGTGGCGTCGGCCTCATCGTCGGTCCGTCGAGTATGCTCGTCCACCCGAGTTCGTCGAACCCGATGTACGCGACCGGGTACGACCCCGACGTCGTCCCCCGGTTGCGGATGATCGCCGAGGCCTGCCACCGCCACGGCACCAAGGTGTTCGCGCAGCTCCAGCACACCGGCGGCGAGGACACCGGCGAGGCAGCGATGCGGGAAACGTGGGCGCCGTCGGCCGTCCCGACCGAGTACGGCTACGAGATGCCCAAGCGGATGGAACAGGAGGACATCGAGGAGGTGAAACTCGGCTTCGCGAAGACCGCCGAACACTGCAAGGAGGGTGACCTCGACGGCGTCGAACTGAAGGCCGGCCACGACGGCATCCTCCGCCAGTTCGTCTCCCCGAAGTACAACCACCGCACGGACAAGTACGGCGGCTCCATCGACAACCGCGTCCGCCTCGTCAACGAGGTGGTCGAGGCCATCCGCGACCGGGTCGGCGAGGAGTTCCCGGTCGGCATCCGCTTCTCGCTCGACGAGATGGAGGACGGCGGCTACGACTACGACTACGCCGTGGAGGTCATCCGCCGTCTCCACCCGAGTCTGGACTTCATCGACTCGGACATCGCCACCATCTCGAAGCTGTACATCACGGACGCGCCGATGCACGCGCCGCTGGGCTACACGGCCGAGTACTACGGCGCCGCCCGGGAACTCGTCGACATCCCCGTCATCGCCGCCGGCCGCATCAACGACCTCACGAAGGCCAACGACATCCTCGAGGAGGGTCGCGCGGACTTCATCGGGATGTGCCGACAGCTCATCTGCGACGCCGACACCGTCCGGAAGGTCCGGCAGGGTGAGGACGAGGAGGTCACCCACTGCATCGCGTGCAACCAGAACTGCCTCGGCGGCATCCACACGAACGGCCACGTCGGCTGCATCCAGACGCCGCGCTCCGGCCGCGAGACGAAGATTCCGCACGTCGAGGACGTCGATGAGACCCGGTCGCCCCGTGAGGTACTGGTCGTCGGCGGCGGCCCGGCGGGGCTGTCGTTCGCCGTCACGGCGGCCGACCTCGGCCAGAACGTGACGCTCCGCGAGCGCGAGGACGACCTTGGCGGCCAGTCGAACATCGCCACACAGGTCGACTCGCGGCGGGAGTTCGGCGACGCCGTCCGCAACCTCCGCAACCAGCTCGACAACCGCGACGTCACCGTCGAACTGGGGGCCGAGGTGACCCCGGCGGACGTCTCGCCGCGCGCGTGGGACGACGTCGTGGTCGCCATCGGCGCCAGCGAACGCCAGCCGGACCTCGCCGGCCCGGACGTCCACCGCTCCTGGGACGTGCTACAGGGCGAACCGGTCGGGGACTCCGTCGTCGTCTTCGACAACAACAAGCACGCGGCCGGCGTCAGCGTGGCGGAGTTCCTCGCGACGAGCGGCCACGACGTCACGTTCGTCACGACCTCGTACCATCCGGGCGACCAGATGGAGGGGACGAACGTCCCGCCGTTCCTCGAGACGCTGTACGAGCACGGCGTGGACATCGTGACTCACAACACCATCATCGGCTTCGAGGACCAGGAGCTGCAACTGCTCAACGTCTACTCCGAGGAGCTGACGACGCTGCCGACGGACTCGCTGGTCGTCGCGGAGCGCCGGGAGGCCAGAACCGGGCTCGCGGGAGCGCTCGAAGCGCAGGGGTTCGACGAGGGGTCGGTGCACAGGATCGGCGACTGCGTCGCGCCGCGACTCATCGACAAGGCGATCTACGACGGCGAGATGCTGGCGAGGGAGCTGTCCGCATGA
- a CDS encoding VWA domain-containing protein, with product MEESYPFSAIVDQGAMKRALVLNAVNPDISGVLVRGERGTAKSTAVRALADVLPPVEVVADCPYRCPPGERDRMCAECRERTDAGEQLPVEHRPMRVVDLPLNASEDRVVGSIDLQSAVREGRQTFEPGILAEANRNILYVDEVNLLDDHIVDVLLDAAAMGENIVEREGVSVRHPAEFVLVGTMNPEEGELRPQLLDRFDLLVDVVASGDADERVEIAERRERFDADPAAFRAAYADEQRELADRIRSARQRLTAVDVPTSVLHEASYEAVRQRAHGMRADIAVNRVARTIAALDGDDVVNGAHVAEAQYFVFPHRVEGVAEMSFGEGVMSSESDEEAVGEEDQDDEPEGDDTADTEGGGLPIAEGEESYDVDRTAIDPERDRTMRDALARRTPSRVAVRSGRYVRSRLQEDVNDVAIDATVRAAAPHQRTRQPEDQSGIVVEARDLRQKLRERTARALVVFVVDASGSVMSGRQMMETKRGLLSLIEDAYRARDRVAVVVFRGENAFTLVEPTRNHRMARDAVSRLTVGGNTPLAHGLVEAYRIVEREKRRDQDLYPLVVLLSDGQSNVDYREDGDAREDALRAASLFADADVPSVFVDTGYELDTTPDEIWTARKAERMKRKRFERNQTFAETMGADYLPLVELPRDTQLPTDQDSEGQEA from the coding sequence ATGGAGGAGTCGTACCCGTTCTCCGCCATCGTCGACCAGGGGGCGATGAAGCGGGCGCTGGTACTCAACGCCGTCAACCCCGACATCAGCGGCGTCCTCGTCCGGGGCGAACGGGGGACCGCGAAGTCCACGGCGGTCCGTGCCCTCGCAGACGTGCTCCCGCCAGTCGAAGTCGTCGCGGACTGTCCGTACCGCTGTCCACCGGGCGAGCGCGACCGGATGTGCGCCGAGTGCCGCGAACGAACGGACGCTGGCGAGCAACTCCCCGTCGAACACCGGCCGATGCGCGTGGTGGACCTGCCGCTGAACGCCTCCGAGGACCGCGTCGTCGGCAGCATCGACCTGCAGTCGGCGGTCCGCGAGGGGCGCCAGACGTTCGAACCCGGCATCCTCGCGGAGGCCAACCGCAACATCCTCTACGTCGACGAGGTCAACCTCCTCGACGACCACATCGTCGACGTCCTGCTGGACGCGGCAGCGATGGGTGAGAACATCGTCGAACGCGAAGGCGTCTCCGTTCGACATCCGGCGGAGTTCGTCCTCGTCGGCACGATGAACCCCGAGGAGGGCGAGTTGCGCCCACAGCTCCTCGACCGATTCGACCTGCTGGTGGACGTCGTAGCCAGCGGCGACGCCGACGAGCGCGTCGAGATCGCCGAGCGCCGGGAGCGCTTCGACGCGGACCCGGCGGCGTTTCGCGCGGCGTACGCCGACGAACAGCGCGAACTGGCCGACCGGATCCGGTCGGCCAGACAGCGACTCACCGCCGTCGACGTCCCGACGTCGGTGTTGCACGAGGCGTCCTACGAGGCGGTCCGGCAGCGAGCGCACGGGATGCGGGCGGACATCGCCGTCAACCGCGTCGCGCGAACCATCGCCGCGCTGGACGGCGACGACGTGGTGAACGGCGCGCACGTGGCGGAGGCCCAGTACTTCGTGTTCCCCCACCGCGTCGAGGGCGTCGCCGAGATGTCCTTCGGCGAGGGCGTCATGTCCTCGGAGAGCGACGAAGAGGCGGTAGGCGAGGAGGACCAGGACGACGAACCCGAGGGCGACGACACCGCGGACACGGAGGGCGGCGGCCTCCCCATCGCGGAGGGCGAGGAGTCCTACGACGTCGACCGGACCGCCATCGACCCGGAACGGGACCGGACGATGCGGGACGCGCTCGCGCGTCGGACCCCGTCGCGCGTCGCCGTCCGGAGCGGTCGCTACGTCCGCTCGCGGCTCCAGGAGGACGTCAACGACGTGGCCATCGACGCGACGGTCCGGGCGGCCGCACCCCACCAGCGGACGCGACAGCCCGAGGACCAGAGTGGCATCGTCGTCGAAGCACGGGACCTCCGGCAGAAGCTCCGAGAACGGACCGCGCGAGCGCTCGTCGTGTTCGTCGTCGACGCCAGCGGGAGCGTGATGAGTGGCCGCCAGATGATGGAGACCAAACGCGGCCTGCTGTCGCTCATCGAGGACGCCTACCGCGCCCGGGACCGGGTCGCCGTCGTCGTGTTCCGCGGCGAGAATGCGTTCACGCTCGTCGAGCCGACGCGGAACCACCGGATGGCCCGGGACGCCGTCTCGCGGTTGACCGTCGGTGGGAACACACCGCTTGCGCACGGACTCGTTGAGGCCTACCGCATCGTCGAACGCGAGAAGCGCCGCGACCAGGACCTGTACCCGCTGGTCGTCCTGCTGTCGGACGGCCAGTCGAACGTGGACTACCGCGAGGACGGCGACGCGAGGGAGGACGCGCTCCGCGCGGCGTCGCTGTTCGCCGACGCCGACGTCCCCTCGGTGTTCGTCGACACCGGCTACGAACTCGACACGACGCCGGACGAGATCTGGACCGCACGGAAGGCCGAGCGGATGAAGCGCAAGCGCTTCGAGCGGAACCAGACGTTCGCGGAGACGATGGGCGCCGACTACCTGCCACTGGTCGAACTCCCGCGGGACACACAGCTCCCGACGGACCAGGACTCGGAGGGGCAGGAGGCGTGA
- a CDS encoding ATP-binding protein: MTDHDTTQTTRDARETASQTFPFTAIVDQEEMKRALVLNAVNPDIGGVLIRGERGTAKSTAVRALADVLPDIEVVADCQYSCPPDERDRMCAECRERTAAGEDLPSRSRPMRVVDLPLNASEDRVVGSIDLERAVREGEREFEPGILAEANRNILYVDEVNLLDDHIVDVLLDAAAMGENIVEREGVSVRHPAEFILVGTMNPEEGDLRPQLLDRFGLVVDVEGVNEVDDRVEISQRRATFEADPDAFRAEYAAAQADLRDDIVGARERLPAVELGDDVARLVAGMNIELDVDGHRGDITLRRAARTLAAFESEPAVSARTVRRVARMALNHRLQRLPFEEEEKDVMSAFHDVRRELGLED, from the coding sequence ATGACTGACCACGACACGACCCAGACGACACGCGACGCCCGGGAGACAGCGAGCCAGACGTTCCCGTTCACCGCCATCGTCGACCAGGAGGAGATGAAACGGGCGCTGGTGCTCAACGCCGTCAACCCCGACATCGGCGGGGTCCTCATCCGGGGCGAACGGGGGACCGCGAAGTCAACGGCCGTGCGTGCGCTCGCCGACGTACTGCCGGACATCGAGGTGGTCGCGGACTGCCAGTACAGCTGTCCACCGGACGAACGCGACCGGATGTGCGCCGAGTGCCGCGAACGGACGGCTGCCGGGGAGGACCTCCCTTCACGCTCCCGACCGATGCGCGTGGTGGACCTGCCGCTGAACGCCTCCGAGGACCGCGTCGTCGGCAGCATCGACCTCGAGCGCGCCGTCCGGGAGGGCGAACGCGAGTTCGAACCCGGCATCCTCGCGGAGGCCAACCGCAACATCCTCTACGTCGACGAGGTCAACCTCCTCGACGACCACATCGTCGACGTCCTGCTGGACGCGGCAGCGATGGGTGAGAACATCGTCGAACGCGAAGGCGTCTCCGTTCGACATCCGGCGGAGTTCATCCTCGTCGGCACGATGAACCCCGAGGAGGGCGACCTGCGCCCCCAGTTGCTCGACCGCTTCGGTCTCGTCGTGGACGTGGAGGGTGTCAACGAGGTCGACGACCGCGTCGAGATCAGCCAGCGGCGGGCGACCTTCGAGGCCGACCCGGACGCGTTCCGCGCGGAGTACGCGGCGGCGCAGGCGGACCTCCGGGACGACATCGTCGGGGCGCGCGAGCGCCTCCCGGCCGTCGAACTCGGCGACGACGTCGCGAGACTCGTCGCGGGGATGAACATCGAACTCGACGTCGACGGCCACCGTGGCGACATCACGCTGCGACGCGCGGCGCGGACGCTCGCGGCGTTCGAGTCGGAGCCGGCCGTCTCGGCGCGGACGGTGCGTCGCGTCGCCAGGATGGCCCTGAACCACCGACTCCAGCGGCTCCCGTTCGAGGAGGAAGAGAAGGACGTCATGAGCGCCTTCCACGACGTCCGCCGCGAACTGGGGTTGGAGGACTGA